TTCATTATGGGGAAAGTAATGGTTTATAGCGCCATCGGATTATTTGCGTGGCTTTTCGGTCAATCATTTGAAACAAAAATGACGGAGTATTTTCCAGTATTCCGTAAAATAATTGGCCCCTTATTAATTATTACTGGTCTTGTACTGTTAGGCTTATTAAAGCTACGGTTTTTAGATCGCTTAACTCTTCGTATTCCAGAAAGATTCAAAAAGGGAAAGGTAGGTTCATTCCTTTTAGGCGCGAGTTTTGCAATTGCATTTTGCCCTACAATGTTTGTCCTCTTTTTCGTTTGGCTAATGCCTACTGTAGTATCTACATCTTATGGGCTAGTACTTCCCGCAATATTTGGAGTTGCAACATCTATTCCTGTAATCATTATGTTAGGCTTAATATGGTATTTTGATGTGAAAGGCTTAATTATGAAAAAGAGTATGAAGGTTGGAAGAGTCATACAAAGGATTGCTGGGATTGTGCTAATTTTCATTGGCTTCCTCGACACAATTACTTATTGGGGAATATAAAAGTAAAAAATATTGCTTGGTGGTATCCATTGCTCTAAGCATTAAAAAATATTTTTACTATATGAATGAATGGAAGGTGCAACTTCAACAATCGATAGTACATATAGTAGATTACATCTCGACAACAGATGAAAAAGCAACCAATTATAATTAGATAACTGAAAGGGAATTAGCTGCACAATAACATATCGTAAAAAGGAGATGCCTAATGGTCAATTGTGACATGGGCATTTTTTTGATTTTGTCATATATACGTGTTTCCGTTAAACTGCATATTTTTTTCATATCTATTTGTTACAGTTTATTTGTAATAAATCATAAGGAGGAAATAAAATGAAGTTTAATTTGTTCGTTACTACATTATTAGCTAGTAGCGTAATTATTGCAGGCTGTAGTGCAACTAGTTCTGAAACTGACAAACATGAGACGATGGATCATTCGAACATGACTGATGAAGAAATGGCAAATAGGGAAGGTATGGACCACTCAAACATGACCGATGAAGAAATGGATATGGAAAACGGTCATG
This portion of the Solibacillus daqui genome encodes:
- a CDS encoding sulfite exporter TauE/SafE family protein, giving the protein MYSFLSQISQIISDPVSTFLHSYDHSPLFIALLLGVIGAVAPCQLTGNISAITLYGNRTIQMDKSWRVIASFIMGKVMVYSAIGLFAWLFGQSFETKMTEYFPVFRKIIGPLLIITGLVLLGLLKLRFLDRLTLRIPERFKKGKVGSFLLGASFAIAFCPTMFVLFFVWLMPTVVSTSYGLVLPAIFGVATSIPVIIMLGLIWYFDVKGLIMKKSMKVGRVIQRIAGIVLIFIGFLDTITYWGI